A window of the Brassica napus cultivar Da-Ae chromosome C5, Da-Ae, whole genome shotgun sequence genome harbors these coding sequences:
- the LOC125587153 gene encoding uncharacterized protein LOC125587153: MDWIAWDTMIKSKQEGGLGFRDIQCFNDALLAKLSWRMLESPSCLLARVLKGKYCHDQDFMQVSAPSSCSHGWRGILIGRDLLKEQLGWAIGNGEKVLAWDDAWLSLIAPVRPMGPTPEHQSSLKVAELISTETKEWNGQMIENHFPLLRDKILSIKTSKWGGEDKQIWLRHKSGSYTTKTGYYTAVERKQITPEQNPRNSSDWLPEIWKLTTSPKLKLFIWKIKHRALPVGDRLEARQVLSGTKCIHCESHESISHLFFQCPYALKVWELVPFSGGFNPMPLNDFDLEWKRLLRTVVLPPIGLGNAILAPWIIWAIWKARNQKLFQNRTFSAQETVTKAICDAKEWATAQVPVKICEQRRKIQPNRSTTEITCKSDAAWRKDLQAAGLAWSFYRNQKERFSSHDQPVAFVNSSLMAEGLALRAAMEQAVALQMRRVVFESDSLPLVTAIADGSSFSDLHGILSDIYLLSISFDFVSFSFCRRETLCFEDSAAKNSLSNFVLTQTIEPVLV; encoded by the coding sequence ATGGATTGGATCGCATGGGATACTATGATCAAATCAAAACAAGAGGGAGGGTTGGGTTTCAGGGATATCCAATGTTTCAATGATGCTCTACTAGCAAAGCTCAGTTGGCGCATGCTAGAATCCCCTTCATGTTTGCTTGCCCGGGTACTTAAAGGCAAATATTGTCACGATCAAGACTTCATGCAAGTATCAGCCCCTAGCTCCTGCTCACATGGGTGGAGAGGAATACTGATAGGGAGAGACCTCCTAAAAGAGCAACTAGGATGGGCCATTGGCAATGGTGAAAAAGTCTTGGCTTGGGATGATGCATGGCTATCTCTAATAGCACCAGTACGACCAATGGGACCAACTCCCGAGCATCAGAGTTCCCTGAAAGTCGCAGAGCTAATCTCTACGGAAACCAAAGAGTGGAATGGACAGATGATCGAAAATCACTTTCCCCTGCTCCGAGATAAGATCCTAAGTATAAAGACCAGCAAATGGGGGGGAGAAGACAAGCAAATCTGGCTGCGACACAAGTCAGGATCCTATACTACAAAGACTGGTTACTATACAGCGGTCGAGAGGAAACAAATCACCCCTGAACAGAACCCTAGGAATTCGAGCGACTGGCTACCAGAGATATGGAAACTAACTACTTCTCCTAAGCTCAAATTGTTCATTTGGAAGATCAAACATAGAGCACTACCAGTCGGAGATAGGCTCGAAGCTAGACAAGTCCTATCAGGTACCAAATGCATTCACTGTGAAAGCCATGAATCTATTTCTCATCTATTTTTCCAATGTCCCTATGCGTTAAAAGTATGGGAATTGGTACCTTTCTCTGGCGGGTTCAATCCAATGCCTCTGAACGATTTTGACCTGGAATGGAAAAGGCTACTCCGAACAGTAGTCCTCCCTCCTATTGGTCTCGGAAATGCCATTCTAGCTCCCTGGATCATCTGGGCCATATGGAAAGCAAGAAaccaaaaattatttcaaaacagAACTTTCTCTGCTCAAGAAACAGTAACCAAAGCAATCTGTGATGCTAAAGAGTGGGCGACAGCCCAAGTACCAGTCAAGATTTGTGAGCAGAGGAGGAAGATCCAACCCAACAGATCGACAACTGAGATTACCTGTAAATCAGATGCAGCGTGGAGGAAAGATCTACAGGCCGCGGGTCTTGCTTGGAGTTTCTACCGTAACCAAAAGGAGCGCTTTAGCTCCCACGATCAACCAGTAGCGTTTGTGAATTCGTCCCTCATGGCAGAAGGACTAGCACTGCGCGCAGCAATGGAACAAGCCGTTGCCCTCCAGATGAGACGGGTGGTCTTTGAATCTGACTCTTTGCCATTGGTGACGGCAATTGCAGATGGATCAAGCTTCTCTGATCTTCACGGCATCCTCTCTGATATCTATCTCCTTTCAATTTCCTTTGATTTTGTATCGTTTAGTTTTTGTCGCCGAGAGACACTCTGTTTTGAGGACTCTGCTGCAAAAAACTCTCTATCAAACTTTGTTCTGACCCAGACCATTGAACCGGTCTTGGTTtag
- the LOC106362952 gene encoding uncharacterized protein LOC106362952, with protein sequence MDDNDTVDDFAGKISGLSSKATSFGENIKESKMVKKFLKGLPRHKYIQIVASLEQVLGLNKTGEEIQKEYQGKLMFSNNEEHSQMGYENSCGRGRGRNGRGRGRGRSHNQNRASSTEDNNSKKNRSKLICWRCEKPGQYAIVCPEKIEKNQETNLNETEETDALYVHEVVFLNEYNVILKNLDIGKGNASVWNLDSGASNHMTGNKEFFSSLNLNTKGKVKFGDGLCVDIVGKGVVTFVCKTGEKKALKDI encoded by the exons ATGGATGATAACGATACGGTCGACGACTTCGCGGGGAAGATATCGGGCCTATCATCCAAAGCAACCTCGTTCGGAGAAAACATAAAAGAATCCAAGATGgtcaagaagttcttgaagggtCTTCCTAGACACAAGTACATCCAGATCGTAGCATCGCTTGAGCAAGTGCTAGGCCTGAACAAGACGG GAGAAGAAATTCAGAAAGAATACCAAGGGAAGCTGATGTTTTCGAACAATGAAGAGCATAGTCAAATGGGCTACGAGAATTCCTGtggtagaggaagaggacggAACGGTAGAGGCAGAGGTCGAGGTAGGTCACACAACCAAAACCGTGCATCAAGCACCGAAGATAACAACTCGAAGAAGAATCGTTCaaagctgatatgttggagatgtgagaaGCCTGGTCAGTACGCAATTGTCTGTCCCGAGAAGatagagaagaatcaagaaaccaACCTAAACGAGACAGAAGAGACCGATGCACTTTATGTACACGAGGTGGTGTTCTTAAACGAATATAACGTGATTCTGAAGAATCTTGATATCGGAAAAGGCAATGCAAGTGTCTGGAATTTGGATAGTGGAGCGAGCAATCACATGACGGGAAACAAAGAGTTCTTTTCGAGTTTGAATCTCAACACCAAAGGGAAGGTGAAGTTTGGTGATGGATTGTGTGTTGACATTGTAGGAAAGGGTGTGGTTACCTTTGTGTGCAAGACTGGAGAGAAGAAGGCACTCAAAGACATATAG